In Rhizobium sp. WYJ-E13, the following are encoded in one genomic region:
- a CDS encoding ABC transporter substrate-binding protein has translation MKYTAILLTATALGGFAANVQAADATVTIESWRQDDIQVWQEKIIPAFEAKHPGIKVVFAPTAQTEYNASLNAKLDAGSAGDIITCRPFDASLELFKKKQLADLTDLKGLENFTPVAKAAWSTDDGKSTFCVPMASVIHGFIYNKDAFDKLGISIPKTEDEFFAALDKIKADGTYIPMAMGTKEMWEAATMGYQNIGPNYWKGEEGRAALISGKQKLTDADWVKPYEELVKWKPYLGDGFEAQTYSDSQNLFTLGRAAIYPAGSWEIALFNSQAQFKMGAFPPPVPKAGDQGYISDHPDIAVGLNSKSPHAAEAKTFLEWVASPEFASIYANALPGFFSLNSSPVKMSDPLAQEFVSWRGPYKSTVRSTYQILSRGTPNLENETWVESANVINGTDTPAVAAEKLQKGLDSWYKPGAAK, from the coding sequence ATGAAGTACACGGCTATTTTGCTGACGGCGACGGCACTTGGAGGCTTCGCTGCAAATGTGCAGGCGGCAGACGCAACGGTGACGATCGAAAGCTGGCGCCAGGACGACATCCAGGTTTGGCAGGAGAAGATCATCCCGGCTTTCGAAGCCAAGCATCCGGGAATCAAGGTGGTGTTCGCACCGACCGCCCAGACGGAATACAACGCTTCGCTGAACGCCAAGCTCGATGCTGGTTCCGCAGGCGACATCATCACCTGCCGTCCGTTCGACGCTTCGCTCGAGCTCTTCAAGAAGAAGCAGCTGGCCGATCTTACCGACCTGAAGGGGCTGGAAAACTTCACGCCGGTCGCCAAGGCCGCCTGGTCCACCGACGACGGCAAGTCGACCTTCTGCGTGCCGATGGCCTCCGTCATCCACGGCTTCATCTACAACAAGGATGCCTTCGACAAGCTCGGTATCTCGATCCCCAAGACGGAAGACGAGTTCTTCGCGGCCCTCGACAAGATCAAGGCCGATGGCACCTACATCCCGATGGCGATGGGCACGAAGGAAATGTGGGAAGCCGCAACCATGGGCTACCAGAACATCGGTCCGAACTACTGGAAGGGTGAGGAAGGCCGCGCCGCTCTGATCTCCGGCAAGCAGAAGCTGACGGACGCCGACTGGGTCAAGCCTTACGAAGAGCTGGTGAAGTGGAAGCCTTACCTCGGCGATGGCTTCGAGGCCCAGACCTACTCCGATAGCCAGAACCTCTTCACGCTCGGCCGCGCAGCGATCTATCCTGCCGGTTCGTGGGAAATCGCGCTGTTCAACAGCCAGGCGCAGTTCAAGATGGGCGCCTTCCCGCCGCCGGTTCCGAAAGCTGGCGACCAGGGCTACATCTCCGACCATCCGGATATTGCGGTCGGTCTGAATTCCAAGAGTCCCCATGCGGCAGAGGCGAAGACGTTCCTTGAATGGGTCGCGTCTCCTGAATTCGCAAGCATCTACGCCAATGCACTGCCGGGCTTCTTCAGCCTGAATTCCAGCCCGGTGAAGATGAGCGATCCGCTGGCTCAGGAATTCGTTTCCTGGCGCGGCCCATACAAGTCGACCGTCCGCTCGACCTATCAGATCCTGTCGCGCGGCACCCCGAACCTCGAAAACGAGACCTGGGTTGAATCGGCCAACGTCATCAACGGCACGGACACTCCGGCCGTCGCTGCCGAAAAGCTCCAGAAGGGCCTCGACAGCTGGTACAAGCCGGGCGCTGCCAAGTGA
- a CDS encoding carbohydrate ABC transporter permease, translating into MNDSIDGGAIDSAKKPIGWHIGVFLLPAFLVYSAVMILPLAETLRQSFYNDVDGALTFVGLANYKVLFGDARWSHDLWNAFRNNLVFFAIHMCVQNPIGIALAALLSTRRLRFAALYRTAIFLPALLSFVIVGFIWKLILSPIWGVAPYLLDLVELKWIFAPWLGRTDSALVALSLISVWQWIGVPMMLIYAALLSIPDEVIEAAECDGITGWSQFWKIKLPLVLPAIGIISVLTFVGNFNAFDLIYTAQGALAGPDGSTDILGTFLYRTFFGYQLQLGDRSMGATVATVMFLIILAGVSLYLFTIQRRLRRYQF; encoded by the coding sequence ATGAACGATAGCATCGATGGCGGCGCGATCGACAGCGCAAAAAAGCCGATCGGATGGCACATAGGCGTGTTTCTTCTTCCGGCATTTCTCGTCTACTCGGCGGTGATGATCCTTCCGCTCGCCGAGACGCTTCGGCAGTCCTTCTATAACGATGTCGATGGCGCGCTCACCTTTGTCGGCCTGGCGAATTACAAGGTTCTCTTCGGTGACGCCCGCTGGTCGCACGATCTGTGGAACGCCTTCCGCAACAACCTCGTCTTCTTCGCCATCCATATGTGCGTTCAGAACCCGATCGGGATCGCGCTTGCTGCACTTCTTTCGACACGAAGGCTGCGCTTCGCAGCCCTCTACCGGACAGCCATCTTCCTTCCGGCTCTCCTCTCCTTCGTCATTGTCGGCTTCATCTGGAAACTGATCCTGTCGCCGATCTGGGGCGTTGCGCCATATTTGCTGGATCTCGTCGAGCTGAAGTGGATATTCGCTCCCTGGCTTGGGCGCACGGATTCCGCGTTGGTGGCTCTCTCCCTGATCTCGGTTTGGCAATGGATCGGCGTGCCGATGATGCTGATCTACGCGGCACTTCTCAGCATCCCGGACGAGGTGATCGAGGCTGCCGAGTGCGACGGGATCACCGGATGGAGCCAGTTCTGGAAGATCAAACTTCCGCTGGTGCTGCCGGCGATCGGCATCATTTCGGTCCTGACCTTCGTCGGAAACTTCAACGCCTTCGACCTGATCTACACGGCGCAAGGTGCTCTTGCCGGCCCTGACGGATCGACGGACATCCTGGGCACATTCCTTTACCGGACGTTCTTTGGATATCAGCTGCAGCTCGGCGACCGGTCCATGGGTGCGACAGTGGCGACGGTGATGTTCCTGATCATTCTCGCCGGGGTTTCGCTCTATCTGTTCACCATCCAACGGCGTCTTCGCCGCTACCAGTTCTGA
- a CDS encoding carbohydrate ABC transporter permease yields MSKTRTSHFRTGFVHLALISYTIIALFPVFLTVINSFKDRASIFRSPMAPPNPSSFSLIGYDTVLAQGNFCLYFYNSGVVTVASIFFVLLFGAMAAFALSEYRFRGNWLIGLYMAIGIMIPIRLGTVAILQGMVATGLVNTLTALILVYTAQGIPLAIFILSEFMRTVSDDLKNAGRIDGLSEYAIFFRLVLPLVRPAMATVAVFTMIPIWNDLWFPLILAPSEATKTVTLGSQIFIGQFVTNWNAVLAALSLAILPIVTLYVVFSRQLIRGITAGAVK; encoded by the coding sequence ATGTCGAAAACTCGAACGTCACATTTCCGCACCGGCTTCGTCCACCTTGCCTTGATCTCCTATACGATCATCGCGCTGTTTCCGGTGTTCCTCACCGTCATCAACTCCTTTAAGGACCGGGCGTCGATCTTCCGGTCACCGATGGCCCCGCCGAACCCAAGCAGCTTCAGCCTCATCGGATATGACACCGTTTTGGCTCAGGGCAATTTTTGCCTGTATTTCTACAATAGTGGCGTCGTGACGGTCGCATCGATCTTCTTCGTCCTGCTGTTCGGTGCCATGGCAGCTTTCGCGCTGTCGGAATACCGCTTCCGCGGCAACTGGCTCATCGGCCTCTACATGGCGATCGGCATCATGATCCCGATCCGTCTCGGCACGGTCGCCATCCTGCAGGGCATGGTCGCGACCGGTCTCGTCAACACGCTGACGGCGCTCATCCTGGTCTATACAGCGCAGGGCATCCCGCTTGCCATCTTCATTCTGTCGGAATTCATGCGCACCGTGTCCGACGACCTGAAGAATGCCGGGCGCATCGATGGTCTCTCGGAATACGCGATCTTCTTCCGCCTCGTCCTGCCGCTGGTGCGGCCTGCGATGGCAACGGTTGCTGTCTTCACCATGATCCCGATCTGGAACGATCTATGGTTTCCGCTGATCCTGGCGCCTTCGGAAGCCACGAAGACCGTAACGCTTGGCTCGCAGATCTTCATCGGCCAGTTTGTCACCAACTGGAATGCGGTTCTTGCGGCGCTATCGTTGGCGATCCTGCCGATTGTCACCCTCTACGTGGTCTTCTCGCGTCAGCTGATCCGCGGCATTACAGCGGGGGCGGTCAAGTGA
- a CDS encoding Gfo/Idh/MocA family protein, with product MSSPGEPVRVLVAGLGKMGRSNALAYAANSGFEVAGLVNRSNVELPAALRHHRLIPSFKDALAELRPELCSINTYADSHAEFAVMAMEAGCHVFVEKPLATNVEDAESVISCARANGRKLIVGYILRHHPSWQRLIAEARALGGPFVFRMNLNQQSSGRGWDEHKALLKSTSPIVDCGVHYVDVMCQITDAAPSWVRGMGLRMSDDIAPGMYNYGHFQVGFADGSVGWYESGWGPMISETAFFVKDVMSPKGSVSIGADADGKTGDVETAMRAASIRVHRSSLTSGGTLAEPDELIEMGDVSGPQELCNRQAEFVRKAIRDDIDLTRHMQDAYQSLRICLAADESVRTGAVINV from the coding sequence GTGAGCTCGCCAGGCGAACCCGTCCGCGTTCTCGTTGCCGGGCTTGGCAAGATGGGGCGCAGCAATGCGCTGGCCTACGCTGCGAATTCCGGATTCGAGGTGGCGGGGCTCGTGAACCGCTCGAATGTCGAGCTCCCCGCGGCACTTCGCCATCATCGGCTCATTCCTTCCTTCAAGGATGCCTTGGCGGAACTGAGACCGGAACTCTGCTCGATCAACACTTACGCCGACAGCCATGCCGAGTTTGCAGTCATGGCCATGGAAGCAGGCTGTCACGTCTTCGTCGAGAAGCCATTGGCGACCAACGTCGAAGATGCCGAGAGCGTGATTTCCTGTGCCCGGGCCAATGGCCGGAAGCTGATTGTCGGCTACATTCTGAGGCACCATCCGTCCTGGCAGCGCCTCATCGCCGAGGCGAGGGCGCTTGGCGGACCGTTTGTCTTCCGCATGAACCTCAACCAGCAGTCCTCCGGACGGGGATGGGACGAGCACAAGGCGCTGCTCAAGTCCACCTCTCCGATCGTCGATTGTGGCGTCCACTATGTCGATGTCATGTGTCAGATCACCGATGCCGCTCCATCCTGGGTCCGCGGGATGGGACTGCGGATGTCTGACGATATCGCACCCGGCATGTACAACTACGGCCATTTCCAGGTTGGCTTTGCCGACGGTTCCGTCGGTTGGTACGAGTCTGGATGGGGGCCGATGATCTCGGAGACGGCGTTCTTCGTGAAGGATGTGATGTCGCCGAAGGGTAGCGTCTCGATCGGTGCGGATGCGGATGGGAAGACGGGCGATGTGGAGACAGCGATGCGCGCCGCGTCCATCCGTGTGCATCGGTCGTCGCTCACCTCCGGAGGGACATTAGCGGAGCCGGACGAACTGATCGAGATGGGGGACGTGTCGGGCCCTCAGGAACTGTGCAATCGCCAAGCGGAGTTCGTCCGCAAGGCAATCCGCGACGACATCGATCTTACGCGCCACATGCAGGATGCCTACCAGTCGCTGCGAATATGTCTTGCGGCGGACGAAAGCGTTCGCACGGGTGCCGTCATCAATGTCTGA
- a CDS encoding ABC transporter ATP-binding protein — protein MGNLHLASVRKFYGTHEVLKGIDLKVDDGEFVVFVGPSGCGKSTLLRAIAGLEDISQGSILIDNADVSHAPPAKRGIAMVFQSYALYPHLSVRDNMGLGLKQAGTPKAEIDQRVSHASSMLSLEPYLARRPAELSGGQRQRVAIGRAVVREPKLFLFDEPLSNLDAALRVQTRLEIAKLHRRLKATMIYVTHDQVEAMTLADKIVVLSAGKIEQVGSPMELYNRPANLFVAGFIGSPQMNFIEAGRLDLQGIKTFGVRPEHVKLSRDTGDWAATIVYVEHLGADTIVYMEADKLGPVTARLFGQHAYAPDERVFVKFPEGQTHRFDENGNAAQ, from the coding sequence TTGGGAAATCTTCACCTCGCATCCGTGCGCAAGTTCTATGGAACACACGAGGTCCTCAAGGGTATCGACCTGAAGGTCGACGATGGAGAGTTCGTTGTTTTCGTTGGTCCATCGGGATGTGGCAAGTCTACCCTCCTGCGGGCGATTGCCGGTCTGGAGGACATCTCGCAAGGCTCGATCCTGATCGACAATGCCGATGTCTCCCATGCGCCGCCCGCCAAGCGCGGGATTGCCATGGTCTTCCAGTCCTACGCGCTCTATCCGCATCTCAGTGTGCGGGACAATATGGGGTTGGGCCTGAAGCAGGCGGGTACGCCAAAGGCCGAGATCGACCAGCGCGTTTCGCACGCCTCGTCGATGCTCTCGCTCGAGCCGTATCTTGCCCGCCGCCCCGCTGAGCTCTCGGGCGGCCAGCGCCAGCGCGTCGCGATTGGGCGCGCGGTCGTTCGCGAGCCGAAGCTTTTCCTGTTCGACGAACCGCTCTCCAACCTCGATGCCGCGCTGCGCGTGCAGACCAGGCTCGAAATCGCCAAGTTGCATCGCCGCCTCAAGGCAACGATGATCTATGTTACCCACGATCAGGTGGAGGCTATGACGCTCGCCGACAAGATCGTTGTCCTGAGCGCGGGCAAGATCGAACAGGTCGGATCGCCCATGGAGCTGTACAACCGGCCAGCCAACCTCTTCGTTGCGGGATTCATCGGGTCGCCCCAGATGAATTTCATCGAGGCAGGCCGGCTCGACCTTCAGGGCATAAAGACGTTCGGTGTCAGGCCGGAGCATGTCAAGCTTTCACGGGACACGGGTGATTGGGCAGCGACAATCGTGTATGTCGAGCATCTTGGCGCGGATACGATCGTCTACATGGAGGCCGATAAACTCGGACCCGTGACTGCGCGCCTGTTCGGGCAGCATGCCTATGCTCCGGATGAGCGAGTGTTCGTCAAATTTCCGGAAGGTCAGACGCACCGTTTCGACGAGAATGGCAACGCGGCCCAGTGA